From Anaerohalosphaera lusitana, one genomic window encodes:
- a CDS encoding glycosyltransferase family 4 protein, which translates to MKIVHIITRLILGGAQENTLITCRLLAEHGHDVTLITGPALGPEGHLYDWTRNSGFETIVVDEMRREIAPRLDRRAYKKIKRLLTELKPDIVHTHSAKAGILGRFAAHRLKGKFGKPGFPKVVHTIHGLAFHDYQAGHLNALYIAIERAAAKRTDAMLTVADTMSEKALAAKLGTPDMYTTAYSAIEEDAYLAHPGQQRIADFRRKYGLSSESVVLATVARLAELKGHEYIIESAKKLASRFPDCTWLFVGDGHLRSDLQQQIQLANLSYRFKFAGMVDPSDIPMVMHASDILVHCSLREGLARALPQAMLAGKPVVSFDIDGAKEVVTPETGRLIPPEDVPALTEACAELIADPNLRRQLGQNARKKVTKQFAPETMVDTIESLYRKLV; encoded by the coding sequence ATGAAGATCGTTCATATAATTACCAGGCTCATACTCGGCGGCGCACAGGAAAACACACTCATCACCTGCAGGCTTCTTGCCGAGCACGGCCATGACGTCACGCTGATCACCGGGCCCGCACTCGGCCCCGAGGGTCACCTCTACGACTGGACGCGCAACAGCGGCTTCGAGACGATCGTCGTCGACGAAATGCGCCGCGAGATCGCACCCCGGCTGGACCGCCGTGCATATAAGAAGATCAAACGGCTGCTGACCGAGCTAAAGCCCGATATCGTGCACACACACAGCGCAAAGGCGGGTATCCTCGGACGTTTCGCCGCCCACAGGCTCAAGGGCAAGTTCGGCAAACCCGGCTTCCCCAAGGTCGTCCACACGATCCACGGCCTGGCGTTCCACGATTACCAGGCGGGCCATCTAAACGCACTCTACATCGCCATCGAACGTGCCGCCGCCAAACGCACCGACGCGATGCTCACCGTGGCTGACACGATGAGCGAAAAGGCGCTGGCCGCGAAACTCGGCACGCCGGATATGTACACCACCGCCTATTCCGCCATCGAAGAAGACGCATATCTCGCACATCCCGGCCAGCAGCGGATCGCCGATTTCCGCCGCAAGTACGGCCTGAGCAGTGAGTCCGTCGTCCTCGCGACCGTCGCCCGCCTTGCAGAGCTCAAGGGCCACGAATACATCATCGAATCCGCGAAAAAACTCGCCTCCCGCTTCCCTGACTGCACCTGGCTGTTCGTCGGCGACGGCCACCTCCGCTCCGACCTCCAGCAGCAGATACAGCTTGCCAACCTCTCATACCGTTTCAAATTCGCCGGCATGGTCGACCCCTCCGACATCCCCATGGTCATGCACGCATCCGACATTCTCGTGCACTGCTCGCTCCGCGAGGGACTCGCACGCGCACTGCCCCAGGCGATGCTAGCGGGCAAACCCGTCGTCTCGTTCGACATCGACGGCGCAAAAGAGGTCGTCACCCCTGAGACCGGCCGACTCATCCCCCCCGAAGACGTGCCCGCACTCACCGAAGCCTGCGCGGAACTGATCGCCGACCCGAACCTCCGCCGGCAGCTCGGCCAAAACGCCCGCAAAAAAGTAACAAAACAATTTGCACCCGAAACAATGGTCGATACAATAGAGTCTCTCTACCGCAAATTGGTGTAG
- the truA gene encoding tRNA pseudouridine(38-40) synthase TruA: MAKRNVKLVIQYDGSAYHGWAKQPGAATVQDTCQRAIKKLVGEDVRVHLVGASRTDAGVSALGQVANMKIDTVVPTANFRRALNNILPDDIAILEAVDAPDKFSAITNAVRKHYRYTIYTGSVRPVLHIKHCWHYHADLDIDAMNAAAEHIVGKNDFKSFSSSGDHRKNHVRTVFRCEVTEDGDWVYIDVEGDGFVYNMVRIIAGTLVEVGRGRWQADRVKDIVAACDRTKAGPLAPGSGLCLMRIDFDM, encoded by the coding sequence ATGGCCAAGCGGAATGTCAAATTAGTGATCCAGTACGACGGCAGCGCCTATCACGGCTGGGCGAAACAGCCGGGCGCCGCCACCGTACAGGATACCTGCCAGCGGGCCATCAAAAAGCTTGTCGGCGAGGATGTCCGCGTACACCTGGTGGGGGCATCCCGCACCGACGCGGGCGTATCCGCGCTGGGCCAGGTCGCCAACATGAAGATCGACACCGTCGTGCCGACCGCCAATTTCCGCCGGGCGCTGAACAATATCCTGCCCGATGACATCGCGATCCTCGAAGCGGTCGACGCGCCGGATAAGTTCTCAGCCATCACAAACGCCGTCCGCAAGCATTACCGATACACTATCTATACAGGCTCCGTCCGTCCGGTGCTGCACATCAAGCACTGCTGGCACTACCATGCGGACCTGGACATCGATGCGATGAACGCTGCCGCGGAACACATCGTCGGCAAGAATGATTTCAAGTCGTTCTCGTCATCCGGCGACCACCGTAAAAACCACGTGCGCACGGTTTTCCGCTGCGAAGTGACCGAAGACGGCGACTGGGTCTACATCGACGTCGAAGGCGACGGATTCGTCTATAATATGGTACGCATCATCGCCGGCACGCTTGTGGAGGTCGGCAGGGGACGCTGGCAGGCCGACCGCGTGAAGGACATCGTCGCCGCCTGCGACCGCACCAAGGCCGGCCCGCTCGCTCCCGGCTCGGGTCTGTGCCTGATGCGAATAGATTTTGATATGTAG